Proteins from a single region of Campylobacter sp. RM16704:
- the rlmN gene encoding 23S rRNA (adenine(2503)-C(2))-methyltransferase RlmN yields the protein MNELKNILDFTKEELENLVQPKFRAKQIFEWVYKKYVDDFLQMSSLPKDFRVYLQENFHFSPLKCVKDEKSKDGSIKYLFELLDGKKIEAVLLPMKEELMDENGKIIKHARYTICVSSQVGCKSGCSFCLTAKGGLKRNLSAGEIVGQILWIKKHNNIPYERRVNIVYMGMGEPLDNLKNVSKAIKILADNDALAISPRRQTISTSGLAKQIKELGEMNLGVLLAISLHAVNDELRSELMPINKAYNIASIMEAVRNFPIDQRKRVMFEYLLIDGVNDKIEHAKELVKLLNGIKAKVNLILFNPHEGSLYKRPSVEAAIKFQDYLSTKGVTCTIRESKGLDISAACGQLKERQNKQ from the coding sequence TTGAATGAATTAAAAAATATATTAGATTTTACTAAGGAAGAGTTAGAAAATTTAGTCCAACCAAAATTCAGAGCAAAACAAATTTTTGAATGGGTATATAAAAAATATGTAGATGATTTTTTGCAAATGTCGTCATTACCAAAAGATTTTAGAGTATATTTACAAGAAAATTTTCATTTTTCACCTTTAAAATGTGTTAAAGATGAAAAAAGCAAAGATGGGAGCATTAAATATCTTTTTGAGCTTTTAGATGGTAAAAAAATAGAAGCCGTTTTGCTTCCTATGAAAGAAGAGCTTATGGATGAAAATGGTAAAATCATTAAACATGCAAGATATACCATTTGTGTTTCTTCTCAAGTAGGGTGTAAAAGCGGGTGTAGTTTTTGTTTAACAGCAAAAGGTGGTCTAAAAAGAAATCTAAGCGCAGGGGAGATAGTAGGGCAAATTTTATGGATCAAAAAGCACAATAATATACCTTACGAAAGAAGGGTTAATATAGTTTATATGGGTATGGGTGAGCCTTTGGATAATCTTAAAAATGTTTCTAAGGCAATTAAAATTTTAGCTGATAATGATGCTTTGGCGATAAGCCCTAGAAGACAAACTATAAGCACAAGTGGTTTGGCAAAACAGATTAAAGAGCTTGGAGAGATGAATTTAGGTGTGCTTTTAGCTATTTCGCTCCATGCTGTAAATGATGAGCTTAGAAGTGAATTAATGCCTATTAATAAAGCTTATAATATAGCAAGCATTATGGAAGCAGTGAGAAATTTTCCTATAGATCAGCGTAAAAGAGTGATGTTTGAATACCTTTTAATCGATGGAGTAAATGATAAAATAGAACATGCAAAAGAACTAGTCAAGCTTTTAAATGGTATAAAAGCTAAAGTAAATTTAATACTTTTTAATCCACATGAGGGAAGTTTATATAAAAGACCAAGTGTTGAAGCAGCGATTAAATTTCAAGATTATTTAAGCACTAAGGGCGTTACTTGCACGATAAGAGAAAGCAAAGGACTTGATATTTCAGCAGCATGCGGACAGCTTAAGGAAAGGCAGAACAAACAATGA
- a CDS encoding radical SAM domain-containing protein, whose amino-acid sequence MIDKKQLLENQLFQNRYIKQNISWYFSHLNGKRGIARIFKVPYAALMKKFYLKKYFEKRVLEGKVDIPYLELVLTTRCTLRCESCNNLMQYFSPSNQYTCTLEGIIESLELLLSKVDSIARIRIIGGEPLLFKDLPQLIDYLDAQKKILTFSLVTNATIDFKDELVKKLKNSNKVRKITISDYKRSPNLKIPLKQESILRKLRENKIPFSMDSSSENSTWSDPEKIYKRGRSKEDIIKNYYNCQMPCVSLMTSEGLENKKLAPKGAIFVCPISSSLSRLKGLEEFDGDFLNLEDSKERFFEFYSQDFYKSCDYCRDFSQPIKKIPIAIQTDKVLKLQKD is encoded by the coding sequence ATGATAGATAAAAAACAATTATTAGAAAATCAATTATTTCAAAATAGATATATAAAGCAAAATATTTCTTGGTATTTTTCTCATTTAAATGGTAAAAGAGGGATTGCTAGAATTTTTAAAGTTCCTTATGCTGCTTTGATGAAAAAATTTTACTTGAAAAAATACTTTGAAAAAAGGGTTTTAGAAGGCAAGGTGGATATTCCTTATTTAGAATTAGTTTTAACTACAAGATGTACTTTGCGCTGTGAATCTTGTAATAATTTGATGCAGTATTTTTCACCATCAAATCAATATACTTGCACTTTAGAGGGTATTATAGAATCATTAGAGCTACTTTTATCTAAGGTAGATTCTATTGCAAGGATTAGAATCATAGGTGGAGAGCCTTTGTTATTTAAGGATTTGCCACAATTGATTGATTATTTAGATGCTCAAAAGAAAATACTAACTTTTTCTTTGGTTACTAATGCAACTATTGATTTTAAAGATGAATTGGTGAAAAAGCTAAAAAATTCTAATAAAGTTAGAAAAATTACAATTTCAGATTATAAAAGATCGCCAAATTTAAAAATTCCACTAAAACAAGAAAGTATTTTAAGAAAATTAAGAGAAAATAAAATTCCATTTTCTATGGATTCTAGTAGTGAAAATTCTACTTGGAGTGATCCTGAAAAAATTTACAAACGCGGCAGAAGTAAAGAAGATATAATTAAAAATTATTACAATTGTCAAATGCCATGTGTAAGCTTGATGACTTCTGAAGGTTTGGAAAATAAAAAATTAGCACCTAAAGGAGCTATTTTTGTTTGTCCTATATCAAGCTCTTTATCACGCTTAAAAGGACTTGAGGAATTTGATGGTGATTTTTTAAATTTAGAGGATTCTAAAGAAAGATTTTTTGAATTTTATTCTCAAGATTTTTATAAATCTTGTGATTATTGTAGAGACTTTAGCCAGCCTATCAAAAAAATTCCAATTGCAATCCAAACTGATAAAGTTTTAAAGTTACAAAAAGATTAA
- the rsmA gene encoding 16S rRNA (adenine(1518)-N(6)/adenine(1519)-N(6))-dimethyltransferase RsmA yields MVKAKKHFGQNFLCDKSVVDKIIQAIPKDTKNIVEIGPGLGDLTQELLKIPQAHIRAYEIDKDLIPILNKKFQNEIEGGNFELIHQNASNAFDQGSLSDKEYFLVANLPYYIATNLILKALEDQNCLGLIVMVQKEVAQKFCANEKESSFSALGVLCALICKRQMLFDINPESFNPPPKITSAVMKLIKTSHYQQKCENIEAFKDFLRACFQNPRKQLLSNFKNKKETILKAFEALNIPTTSRAHEVSVDLYLKIYDYLKDDYERREQNSRTKQS; encoded by the coding sequence ATGGTAAAAGCAAAAAAACATTTTGGGCAAAATTTTTTATGTGATAAAAGCGTGGTAGATAAAATCATCCAAGCCATACCCAAAGATACTAAAAATATAGTTGAGATTGGGCCTGGCTTAGGTGATTTAACGCAAGAACTTTTGAAAATCCCACAAGCTCACATTAGAGCTTATGAGATTGATAAAGATTTGATTCCTATTTTAAATAAAAAATTTCAAAACGAGATTGAAGGTGGAAATTTTGAGCTTATTCATCAAAACGCAAGCAATGCTTTTGATCAAGGAAGTTTAAGCGATAAAGAGTACTTTTTAGTAGCAAATTTACCATATTATATTGCTACAAATTTGATTTTAAAAGCCCTAGAAGATCAAAACTGCCTTGGGCTTATAGTAATGGTGCAAAAAGAAGTAGCACAAAAATTTTGTGCAAATGAAAAAGAAAGTAGTTTTTCGGCTTTAGGAGTACTTTGTGCATTAATATGCAAAAGACAAATGCTTTTTGATATAAACCCAGAAAGTTTTAATCCACCGCCAAAAATTACTTCAGCTGTAATGAAACTGATTAAAACTAGTCATTATCAGCAAAAATGTGAAAATATAGAAGCTTTTAAAGATTTTCTTAGAGCTTGTTTTCAAAACCCTAGAAAACAACTCTTATCGAATTTTAAAAATAAAAAAGAAACAATTTTAAAAGCATTTGAAGCACTAAACATTCCTACCACCTCAAGAGCTCATGAAGTTAGCGTTGATTTATACCTTAAAATTTATGATTATTTAAAGGATGACTATGAGCGAAGAGAACAAAACTCAAGAACAAAACAAAGCTAA
- a CDS encoding phosphorylase family protein yields the protein MKNLIVCAGGNEDFKFAQSIGIGLVNSAFSLGKILSQVKVDRVIFIGTCGIYQEGKILDLYESSNAANLEYADLFDSFYTPIANEIILNVSHETMINSSNYICKDENIAKEFFKKGMHIENMEAYAVLSCAKMQGIEGICYLCATNFCNEFAHENFLKNHQNAKELLKDFLLDKKLI from the coding sequence TTGAAAAATCTTATAGTATGTGCAGGGGGAAATGAAGATTTTAAATTTGCACAAAGTATAGGCATAGGTTTGGTTAATTCTGCTTTTTCTTTAGGTAAAATTTTAAGTCAAGTAAAAGTAGATAGAGTGATTTTTATAGGTACATGTGGAATTTATCAAGAAGGAAAAATTTTAGATCTTTATGAAAGTTCTAATGCTGCAAATTTAGAATACGCAGATTTATTTGATAGTTTTTATACACCTATAGCAAATGAGATTATATTAAATGTTTCACATGAAACTATGATTAATTCTTCAAATTATATTTGTAAAGATGAAAATATTGCTAAAGAATTTTTTAAAAAAGGTATGCATATAGAAAATATGGAAGCATATGCGGTGCTTTCTTGTGCTAAAATGCAAGGGATAGAAGGAATTTGTTATTTATGTGCGACAAATTTTTGTAATGAATTTGCACATGAGAATTTTTTAAAAAACCACCAAAACGCAAAAGAATTATTAAAAGATTTTTTGTTAGATAAAAAACTTATATAG